A genomic window from Glycine soja cultivar W05 chromosome 10, ASM419377v2, whole genome shotgun sequence includes:
- the LOC114369597 gene encoding probable protein phosphatase 2C 38, whose translation MMVRSCWKPIADGDEGDGSGRVDGLLWYKDLGNHLYGEFSMAVVQANSSLEDRGELESGPLSSNHLGPQGTFIGVYDGHGGSEASQFVSDNLFCNLKRLASENQGVSEHVIKRAYSATEESFLSLVKKQWLSKPQIASTGTCCLVGVICNGMIYVANSGDSRVVLGRLERATREIEAIQLSTEHNVNQESVRDELRSKHPFDSQIVVLRQNVWRVKGLIQVSRSIGDAYLKKAEFNRDPLPAKYRLAETFFRPILSCEPSTSSHTLHPDDQFLIFASDGLWEHLTNQEVVSIVSNNPPNGIARRLVKAALREAAKKCEMRLSDLQKIEQGMRRHIHDDITVIVVFLNPKLTENTSLCGSPLSIKGGGSANS comes from the exons ATGATGGTTAGATCGTGTTGGAAGCCAATTGCTGATGGTGATGAAGGAGATGGGAGTGGGAGAGTTGATGGTCTTCTATGGTACAAGGATTTGGGGAACCACCTTTATGGGGAATTCTCAATGGCTGTGGTTCAGGCCAATAGTTCATTAGAGGATCGAGGTGAACTTGAGTCTGGACCCTTGAGTTCTAATCACTTGGGTCCTCAAGGGACTTTTATAGGTGTTTATGATGGCCATGGTGGAAGTGAGGCTTCGCAGTTTGTCAGTGACAATCTCTTCTGCAATCTCAAAA GGCTTGCATCTGAAAATCAAGGCGTGTCAGAACATGTTATCAAAAGGGCTTACTCAGCAACAGAGGAGAGTTTTCTGTCTCTTGTGAAGAAACAGTGGCTAAGTAAGCCACAGATTGCATCCACTGGTACTTGTTGTTTGGTGGGGGTGATTTGCAATGGCATGATATATGTTGCAAATTCTGGAGATTCCCGGGTGGTGTTAGGAAGATTAGAGAGAGCAACAAGGGAAATAGAAGCTATACAGTTATCTACAGAACACAATGTTAACCAAGAATCGGTGAGAGATGAACTTCGGTCAAAGCACCCCTTTGATTCACAAATCGTGGTTTTGAGACAAAACGTTTGGCGTGTGAAAGGCCTCATACAG GTTTCACGATCCATAGGGGATGCATATCTGAAGAAAGCAGAATTCAACAGGGATCCTCTACCAGCCAAGTATAGACTAGCAGAAACATTCTTCAGGCCAATTCTTAGTTGTGAGCCATCAACATCATCCCACACACTCCACCCTGATGATCAATTTCTCATATTTGCTTCTGATGGCTTATGGGAGCATCTTACCAACCAAGAGGTTGTTAGCATAGTCAGCAACAATCCACCTAAC GGAATTGCTAGAAGACTTGTGAAAGCTGCACTTAGAGAAGCAGCTAAGAAGTGTGAAATGAGACTTTCTGACCTCCAAAAGATTGAGCAAGGGATGAGGAGACACATCCATGATGACATAACAGTGATTGTGGTGTTTCTTAATCCAAAACTCACTGAGAACACCTCTCTCTGTGGTTCTCCTCTTTCAATCAAGGGAGGTGGGTCTGCCAATTCCTAG